One part of the Rhizobium rhizogenes genome encodes these proteins:
- a CDS encoding ABC transporter substrate-binding protein: MPMMLHRRGVLSAGLAALSLATLGGGSAQAQAARLRMLWWGSQERADRTNKAISAYKQVKPDLDIAGEFAGWSDYWPRLATQVAGRNAPDLIQMDYRYIFEYGRRGALAPLDEYIGKGLKIEDFGKMNIDSGRVDGKLYGINLGVNSSAVFFDQAAWEKSGATPPATGQTWEEFAENAAKLSKNKPKPGYYATADASGVEPSFENWLRQNGKSLYTQDGGIGFDPTDATKWFTMWADLRKSGACVPADVQALDQLNIETNPLTTGKAATAFAHSNQFVGYQALNKSKLAISSYPKSAKDGPSGHYLKPSMLISVANGSAGIEQAVGFINFLVAEPQGIDILGVERGVPASESMRNALTPKLDDVSKSMVEYIAEITPGVGDLPPAPPPGAGEFAFVLKRTAEEVGFGKISPEEGGDRLVKESETVIKRK, translated from the coding sequence ATGCCCATGATGCTTCACAGGAGAGGTGTGCTTTCAGCAGGGCTTGCGGCCCTGTCGCTTGCAACATTGGGAGGAGGGTCGGCGCAGGCGCAGGCCGCGCGCCTTCGCATGTTGTGGTGGGGGTCGCAGGAACGCGCCGATCGCACCAACAAGGCGATATCGGCCTACAAGCAGGTCAAGCCGGATCTCGATATTGCCGGCGAATTCGCCGGCTGGAGCGATTACTGGCCGCGCCTTGCCACGCAGGTGGCGGGCCGCAACGCGCCTGACCTGATCCAGATGGATTATCGTTACATCTTCGAATATGGCCGTCGCGGCGCGCTTGCGCCGCTCGATGAATATATCGGCAAGGGCCTGAAGATCGAAGATTTCGGCAAGATGAACATCGATTCCGGCCGGGTCGATGGCAAGCTTTACGGCATTAATCTCGGCGTCAATTCCAGCGCCGTTTTCTTCGACCAGGCGGCCTGGGAAAAATCCGGCGCGACGCCGCCGGCGACCGGCCAGACCTGGGAAGAATTCGCCGAAAACGCCGCCAAGCTCAGCAAGAACAAGCCGAAGCCCGGTTATTACGCCACGGCCGACGCCAGCGGCGTGGAGCCGAGCTTCGAGAACTGGCTGCGGCAGAACGGTAAATCGCTTTATACGCAGGATGGCGGTATCGGCTTTGATCCGACGGATGCGACCAAGTGGTTCACCATGTGGGCGGATCTGCGCAAAAGCGGCGCCTGTGTGCCGGCCGATGTTCAGGCACTGGACCAGCTCAATATCGAGACCAACCCGTTGACGACAGGCAAGGCGGCGACCGCTTTTGCCCATTCCAACCAGTTCGTGGGATATCAGGCGCTCAATAAGTCCAAACTGGCGATCAGCTCCTATCCGAAGAGCGCGAAGGATGGTCCGTCCGGCCATTATCTGAAACCCTCGATGCTCATCAGCGTTGCCAATGGCAGCGCCGGCATTGAACAGGCGGTCGGTTTCATCAACTTCCTCGTCGCCGAACCACAGGGCATCGATATCCTCGGTGTCGAACGCGGCGTTCCGGCCTCGGAGTCCATGCGTAACGCGCTTACCCCCAAGCTCGATGACGTCAGCAAGAGCATGGTGGAATATATTGCCGAGATTACCCCCGGCGTCGGCGATCTGCCGCCGGCGCCGCCTCCGGGCGCAGGCGAGTTCGCCTTTGTCCTGAAACGCACGGCGGAGGAAGTCGGCTTCGGCAAGATTTCGCCTGAAGAGGGCGGTGACCGCCTCGTCAAGGAATCTGAAACCGTTATCAAACGGAAGTGA
- a CDS encoding TetR/AcrR family transcriptional regulator yields the protein MEETTKNQPLDPASEKAPAPKRKRATAQVRNPERTRAAILEAARREVAAKGLAGARIDVVARRAGTNKRMIYHYFGDKDALYLAVLEDAYRHIRHTERRLDLTRKPPSEGLRELALFTWHYFLDHPEFLSILATENLNKARYLRQSPTIAAMHSNFISELEEVLRRGRDTGEFRDGLDPIDVYLTIASLGAFYLSNRFTLSTIFQRDLTDPAELERWGQHIVDTLLAAVRPV from the coding sequence ATGGAAGAAACGACAAAAAACCAGCCACTCGATCCGGCTTCGGAAAAAGCGCCTGCCCCCAAGCGCAAACGCGCCACCGCACAGGTGCGAAACCCTGAGAGAACCCGGGCCGCCATCCTTGAAGCCGCCCGCCGCGAGGTGGCCGCCAAGGGGCTGGCGGGGGCACGGATAGATGTAGTCGCCCGCCGCGCCGGCACCAACAAGCGGATGATCTACCATTATTTCGGCGACAAGGATGCGCTTTATCTCGCGGTTCTGGAAGATGCCTATCGCCATATTCGCCACACCGAAAGGCGGCTCGACCTCACCCGCAAGCCCCCATCGGAGGGGCTGCGGGAGCTTGCGCTTTTCACCTGGCATTATTTCCTCGATCACCCCGAATTCCTGAGCATCCTCGCCACCGAAAACCTCAATAAAGCCCGCTATCTCAGGCAATCCCCGACGATTGCCGCCATGCATTCGAATTTCATTTCGGAGCTGGAAGAGGTGCTGCGGCGCGGCCGTGACACCGGCGAGTTCCGTGACGGCCTCGATCCGATCGACGTCTATCTGACCATCGCTTCACTCGGCGCTTTCTATCTTTCGAACCGGTTCACGCTCTCGACGATCTTCCAGCGCGACCTGACCGACCCTGCCGAACTGGAAAGATGGGGCCAGCACATCGTCGACACGTTGCTTGCTGCAGTGCGGCCAGTCTGA
- a CDS encoding ABC transporter ATP-binding protein, with translation MASSITLEKIVKRFGAFPVVHGIDLKIEPGEFTVFVGPSGCGKSTLLRMIAGLEEISEGDLRIDGERVNETAASKRGIAMVFQSYALYPHMSVYKNLAFGLETAGYKKPEVEARVQKAADILQIGPLLQRKPKALSGGQRQRVAIGRAIVREPKIFLFDEPLSNLDAELRVQMRVEIAKLHQTLGSTMIYVTHDQVEAMTMADKIVVLRDGRIMQVGRPLDLYNNPANQFVAGFIGSPKMNFLSAKVVSGDSSNRTIEVAGQRIVLEKPVAAGEGEPLTFGVRPEHVNPQAQSSLGEASIQLVEHLGGSTVVYTNTPDGQPATVLLDGQRPIRIGETIPFAFDLAKTHLFGADGRRI, from the coding sequence ATGGCAAGTAGCATTACTCTGGAAAAAATCGTCAAGCGGTTCGGCGCTTTTCCGGTCGTTCACGGCATCGATCTGAAAATCGAACCGGGTGAATTCACCGTTTTTGTCGGCCCCTCGGGCTGTGGCAAATCCACGCTTTTGCGCATGATTGCCGGGCTGGAGGAAATCTCCGAGGGTGATCTTCGCATCGATGGCGAAAGGGTCAACGAAACAGCCGCCTCCAAACGCGGCATCGCCATGGTTTTCCAGTCCTATGCGCTTTATCCGCATATGAGCGTCTACAAGAACCTCGCATTCGGTCTGGAAACGGCGGGCTACAAAAAACCGGAAGTCGAGGCGCGGGTGCAGAAGGCCGCCGATATTCTTCAGATCGGCCCGCTGTTGCAGCGCAAGCCGAAGGCGCTTTCCGGCGGCCAGCGCCAGCGTGTCGCCATCGGCCGGGCCATCGTGCGCGAGCCGAAAATCTTCCTCTTCGATGAGCCTCTGTCCAACCTCGATGCCGAACTGCGCGTGCAGATGCGCGTCGAAATCGCCAAGCTGCACCAGACGCTCGGCAGCACCATGATCTATGTGACGCATGACCAGGTGGAAGCCATGACGATGGCCGACAAGATCGTCGTGCTGCGTGACGGCCGCATCATGCAGGTCGGCCGCCCGCTCGATCTTTACAATAATCCCGCCAACCAGTTCGTGGCCGGCTTCATCGGCTCGCCGAAGATGAACTTCCTCTCCGCCAAAGTGGTTTCAGGCGACAGTTCCAACCGCACCATCGAAGTGGCCGGCCAGCGCATCGTGCTGGAAAAACCGGTTGCGGCCGGCGAAGGCGAACCATTGACCTTCGGCGTGCGCCCCGAACACGTCAACCCGCAGGCGCAATCCTCGCTCGGCGAGGCTTCCATCCAGCTCGTGGAACATCTGGGCGGCTCGACGGTGGTTTACACCAACACCCCGGACGGCCAACCGGCCACCGTGCTGCTCGACGGCCAGCGCCCAATCCGCATCGGCGAGACCATTCCCTTTGCGTTCGATCTGGCCAAGACCCATCTGTTCGGGGCGGATGGGCGGCGGATATGA
- a CDS encoding carbohydrate ABC transporter permease has protein sequence MTDAVTAPRPGQGPQRTPLKSVMLHTALIIASFAMLYPILWMISGSFRPQDELFGSSSLIPSSVDIGGYIRGWTGLQVSFGQFFWNSFFISVLATIGNVVGCSLTAFAFARLRFGGRNFWFALMLGTLMLPYHVVLIPQYILFLEMGWVNTSLPLIVPKYLATDAFFIFLMVQFFRGIPRELDEAAVMDGCSPFRIYWKIMLPLSLPVLATAAIFSFIWTWDDFFGPLIYLNDINTYTVQLGLRSFVDSTGSSDWTSLFAMSNLSLVPVFLFFLFFQRLLIEGIATTGMKR, from the coding sequence ATGACTGACGCTGTTACCGCCCCTCGGCCCGGACAAGGCCCGCAACGCACACCGCTGAAATCGGTGATGCTCCACACCGCGCTGATCATCGCTTCCTTTGCGATGCTCTATCCGATCCTGTGGATGATTTCAGGTTCGTTCCGGCCGCAGGATGAGCTGTTCGGTTCTTCCTCGCTCATTCCCTCGTCGGTCGATATCGGCGGTTATATCCGTGGCTGGACCGGGCTGCAGGTGAGTTTCGGGCAGTTCTTCTGGAACTCCTTCTTCATCTCGGTGCTCGCCACCATCGGCAATGTGGTCGGCTGCTCGCTCACAGCGTTCGCTTTTGCAAGGCTGCGGTTCGGTGGGCGCAATTTCTGGTTCGCGCTGATGCTCGGCACCTTGATGTTGCCCTATCACGTCGTGCTCATCCCGCAATATATCCTGTTTCTGGAAATGGGCTGGGTGAACACCTCGCTGCCGCTGATCGTGCCGAAGTACCTCGCGACGGATGCCTTCTTCATCTTCCTGATGGTGCAGTTCTTCCGCGGTATCCCGCGTGAACTGGACGAGGCGGCTGTCATGGATGGCTGCTCGCCCTTCCGCATCTACTGGAAGATCATGCTGCCCCTGTCGCTGCCGGTGCTGGCGACGGCCGCCATCTTTTCCTTCATCTGGACCTGGGACGATTTCTTCGGTCCGCTGATCTATCTGAACGACATCAACACCTACACCGTGCAGCTCGGCCTCAGATCCTTCGTGGATTCCACCGGCAGCTCGGACTGGACCTCGCTTTTCGCCATGTCCAACCTGTCACTGGTGCCGGTCTTCCTGTTCTTCCTGTTTTTCCAGCGGCTGCTGATCGAAGGCATCGCCACGACGGGAATGAAACGCTGA
- a CDS encoding sugar phosphate isomerase/epimerase has protein sequence MSLEGLSINFATVRQGGAFGAIVDACLAHGITAISPWREQVHGVGLAEAARIVEQNGLRLSGHCRGGFFPAPDAEGRRRAIEDNKRAVDEAAAMKADCLVLVVGGLPAGSRDLKGARQMVEDGMAELLPYARDAGVPLAIEPLHPFYAAERACFNTLKQSLDLCDRLGAGTGVAIDVYHVWWDPELEEQVARAGRNGQILAHHICDWLVPTTDPLNDRGMMGDGVIDLKAFRAMIEAAGFHGPQEVEIFSHRWQARPMDEVLSTVVERFKTVC, from the coding sequence ATGAGCCTTGAGGGCCTTTCCATCAATTTCGCCACCGTGCGCCAGGGCGGTGCTTTTGGCGCCATCGTTGATGCCTGCCTTGCCCATGGCATCACCGCCATTTCGCCTTGGCGCGAACAGGTGCACGGCGTCGGGCTCGCGGAAGCCGCCCGCATTGTCGAACAGAACGGCCTGCGCCTCAGCGGCCATTGCCGGGGCGGCTTTTTCCCCGCCCCCGATGCGGAAGGCCGTCGCCGCGCCATCGAGGATAATAAACGCGCCGTCGATGAAGCGGCAGCAATGAAGGCCGATTGCCTTGTGCTTGTTGTCGGTGGCCTGCCCGCCGGTTCGCGCGATCTGAAAGGCGCGCGGCAGATGGTGGAAGACGGCATGGCCGAACTTCTGCCCTATGCGCGGGACGCCGGCGTGCCGCTGGCCATCGAACCGCTTCACCCCTTTTACGCCGCCGAGCGAGCCTGCTTCAACACACTGAAACAGTCGCTTGATCTCTGCGACCGGCTGGGGGCCGGCACCGGCGTTGCCATCGACGTTTACCACGTCTGGTGGGACCCGGAACTGGAGGAACAGGTGGCGCGGGCCGGCAGGAACGGGCAAATCCTTGCCCATCACATCTGCGACTGGCTGGTGCCGACCACCGATCCGCTCAATGATCGCGGCATGATGGGCGACGGCGTGATTGACCTGAAGGCATTTCGCGCCATGATCGAGGCCGCCGGCTTCCACGGCCCGCAGGAAGTGGAAATCTTTTCGCATCGCTGGCAGGCACGGCCAATGGACGAGGTCCTGTCCACCGTGGTCGAGCGTTTCAAGACTGTTTGTTGA
- a CDS encoding Gfo/Idh/MocA family protein, whose product MKRIGVIMHGITGRMGYNQHLVRSVLAIRDQGGVLLKNGERVMLDPILVGRNGAKIEEIAKKHNVARWTTDIDAALANPDDTLFFDAGTTQMRGSLLEKAIKAGKNVYCEKPISDTMEEALAIARLAESAGIKHGVVQDKLFLPGLRKLAMLRDSGFFGKILSVRGEFGYWVFEGDWQPAQRPSWNYRLKDGGGIILDMLCHWRYVLDNLFGPVKSVSCLGATHIPERFDEQGKAYKADADDAAYATFELEGGAIAHINSSWAVRVRRDDLVTFQVDGTHGSAVAGLTKCFTQHRTNTPKPVWNPDQPQTIDFYKTWQEVPDNVVYDNGFKAQWEMFVRHLVDNDPWPYGLMEGVKGVQLAELGLRSWKERRWLDVPAIS is encoded by the coding sequence ATGAAACGTATCGGCGTCATCATGCACGGCATCACCGGCCGCATGGGTTACAACCAGCATCTCGTTCGCTCCGTTCTCGCTATTCGCGATCAGGGCGGCGTGCTTTTGAAGAACGGCGAAAGGGTCATGCTTGACCCCATTCTGGTCGGCCGCAACGGCGCAAAGATCGAGGAAATCGCGAAAAAGCATAATGTCGCCCGCTGGACGACCGATATCGATGCGGCGCTTGCAAACCCTGACGATACGCTGTTCTTCGATGCCGGCACGACGCAGATGCGCGGCAGCCTGCTGGAGAAAGCCATCAAGGCTGGCAAGAACGTCTATTGCGAAAAGCCGATTTCCGACACGATGGAAGAGGCGCTGGCGATTGCCCGGCTCGCCGAAAGCGCCGGCATCAAGCACGGCGTGGTGCAGGACAAGCTGTTCCTGCCCGGCCTGCGCAAGCTCGCCATGCTGCGCGACAGCGGATTTTTCGGCAAAATCCTCTCGGTGCGCGGCGAGTTCGGGTACTGGGTGTTCGAGGGCGACTGGCAGCCGGCGCAGCGCCCGTCATGGAACTACCGCCTGAAGGATGGCGGCGGCATCATTCTCGATATGCTGTGCCACTGGCGTTATGTGCTCGACAATCTGTTCGGCCCGGTGAAATCGGTGAGCTGCCTCGGCGCCACCCATATTCCGGAACGTTTCGATGAGCAGGGCAAAGCCTATAAGGCGGATGCCGACGATGCGGCCTATGCCACTTTCGAGCTGGAAGGCGGCGCCATTGCCCACATCAACTCCTCATGGGCGGTGCGGGTGCGCCGCGACGATCTCGTCACCTTCCAGGTGGATGGCACCCATGGTTCGGCGGTGGCGGGCCTGACCAAATGCTTCACCCAGCACCGCACCAATACCCCGAAACCGGTGTGGAACCCCGACCAGCCGCAGACCATCGATTTCTACAAGACCTGGCAGGAAGTGCCTGATAATGTCGTCTATGACAACGGCTTCAAGGCGCAATGGGAAATGTTCGTGCGCCATCTCGTCGACAATGACCCATGGCCCTACGGGCTGATGGAAGGCGTGAAGGGCGTGCAGCTTGCCGAACTGGGACTGAGATCGTGGAAGGAACGCCGCTGGCTCGACGTTCCCGCAATCTCTTGA
- a CDS encoding dihydrodipicolinate synthase family protein yields the protein MSELKLPKDDRSIEVYKLSGTPVAVEKRSAADFNRVAFAAAHVVADPFADNDPWLTPAIDWDATLRFRHRLWDLGLGVAEAMDTAQRGMGLAWPQAQELISRSLREAASRKDALIACGVGTDHLDSGGYDLNQIIDSYLEQLDFVQGEGGRVILMASRALAAAARSPDDYLKAYARVLSRAEQKVVIHWLGEMFDPALEGYWGSGDHMQAMETCLAMIEENADKIDGIKISLLSKEKEIVMRRRLPAGVRMYTGDDFNYAELIAGDEQGHSDALLGIFDAIAPAASKALASLKRGADNEFFDILEPTVALSRHIFKAPTRFYKTGVVFLAYLNGLQEHFTMVGGQESTRSTQHFAELFRLADRANVLAEPDLATHRMKAFLSVRGIG from the coding sequence GTGAGCGAACTCAAGCTACCGAAGGACGACCGTAGTATCGAGGTCTACAAATTGTCCGGCACGCCCGTCGCGGTTGAAAAACGAAGTGCTGCGGATTTCAACCGCGTCGCTTTCGCCGCCGCCCATGTGGTGGCCGATCCGTTTGCCGATAATGACCCGTGGCTGACGCCCGCCATCGACTGGGACGCGACCCTGCGCTTCCGTCACCGCCTGTGGGACCTTGGCCTCGGTGTCGCCGAGGCGATGGACACGGCGCAGCGCGGCATGGGGCTGGCCTGGCCGCAGGCGCAGGAACTGATCTCCCGTTCGCTGAGGGAAGCAGCCAGCCGCAAGGATGCGCTGATTGCCTGCGGTGTGGGCACAGACCATCTTGATAGTGGCGGTTATGATCTAAACCAGATTATCGACTCCTATCTGGAACAGCTTGATTTTGTTCAGGGGGAAGGCGGGCGCGTTATCCTTATGGCAAGCCGCGCGCTGGCCGCTGCTGCCCGCTCGCCGGATGATTATCTCAAGGCTTATGCCAGGGTGCTTTCCCGCGCCGAGCAGAAAGTGGTGATCCACTGGCTGGGTGAAATGTTCGATCCCGCACTCGAGGGTTACTGGGGCTCCGGTGACCACATGCAGGCCATGGAAACCTGCCTTGCCATGATCGAGGAAAATGCCGACAAGATCGACGGCATCAAGATTTCGCTTCTTTCCAAGGAAAAGGAAATCGTCATGCGCCGCCGCCTGCCGGCTGGTGTGCGCATGTATACCGGCGACGACTTCAACTATGCCGAATTGATCGCCGGTGACGAACAGGGGCATTCGGACGCCCTGCTCGGCATTTTCGACGCCATTGCGCCGGCTGCCTCCAAAGCTCTCGCCAGCCTGAAGCGTGGCGCGGACAATGAATTCTTCGATATTCTGGAGCCGACGGTGGCGCTGTCGCGCCATATCTTCAAGGCCCCGACGCGCTTCTACAAGACCGGCGTGGTGTTCCTCGCCTATCTCAACGGATTGCAGGAGCATTTCACCATGGTCGGCGGGCAGGAAAGCACCCGCTCCACGCAGCATTTCGCCGAGCTTTTCCGGCTGGCGGACAGGGCCAATGTGCTCGCCGAACCGGATCTCGCAACGCACCGCATGAAGGCGTTTCTTTCGGTCCGGGGCATTGGCTGA
- a CDS encoding hydroxyacid dehydrogenase produces the protein MTSPLPRLSLAMDPERTQHVLTPQALERLSQSVDIIDISRICDFHNPSVKDQLERTDILLTGWGCPDIGARELALMPRLKLISHAAGTVKYFLSQAVFERGITVCSAAEANAQPVAEFTQAMILLAGKRVFSFRRLYGNDRGRENVDRLQSQAIGNLGRTVGVVGASRIGRRVINLLKPFDLDIILFDPFLSAAEAERLGVRLVALDALMAISDVISLHAPSLPQTRHMIGAEALARMKDGATLINTARGALVDEEALLAELKTGRIEAVIDVTDPEVPPPDSAFYSLPNVFLTPHIAGAVGLERARLGDMAIAEIERFCQGAALEQQVRPEHLELIA, from the coding sequence ATGACGAGCCCGCTTCCGCGTCTCAGCCTTGCCATGGACCCGGAGCGGACACAGCATGTGCTGACACCACAGGCGCTCGAAAGGCTGTCGCAGAGCGTCGATATCATAGATATCAGCCGGATCTGCGACTTTCACAATCCATCGGTAAAAGACCAGCTGGAACGGACGGATATTCTCCTGACCGGCTGGGGCTGTCCCGATATCGGCGCGCGGGAACTGGCGTTGATGCCACGGCTCAAGCTGATTTCCCATGCCGCCGGCACGGTGAAATATTTCCTCTCGCAGGCGGTCTTCGAGCGCGGCATCACCGTGTGCAGCGCGGCGGAAGCCAATGCGCAGCCGGTCGCCGAATTTACACAGGCGATGATCCTGCTTGCCGGCAAGCGCGTATTCAGCTTTCGACGGCTTTATGGAAACGATCGCGGGCGGGAAAACGTCGATCGCCTGCAATCGCAGGCCATCGGCAATCTCGGACGGACGGTCGGCGTGGTCGGCGCGTCGCGCATCGGACGTCGGGTCATTAATCTGCTGAAACCCTTCGATCTCGACATCATCCTTTTCGACCCGTTTTTAAGCGCAGCAGAGGCGGAGCGCCTTGGTGTGCGACTGGTAGCGCTTGATGCGCTGATGGCAATCAGCGACGTCATTTCGCTGCATGCGCCGTCGCTGCCGCAGACCCGGCATATGATCGGCGCGGAAGCGCTCGCCCGGATGAAGGACGGCGCAACCCTGATCAACACGGCGCGCGGTGCACTCGTCGATGAAGAGGCGCTGCTGGCGGAACTGAAAACCGGGCGTATCGAAGCCGTCATCGATGTGACCGATCCGGAAGTGCCGCCGCCGGACTCTGCCTTCTACAGCCTGCCCAACGTCTTTCTGACACCGCACATCGCCGGCGCCGTAGGCCTCGAACGCGCCAGGCTGGGCGACATGGCAATCGCGGAAATCGAACGCTTTTGCCAGGGCGCGGCACTTGAACAGCAGGTGCGGCCGGAACATCTGGAACTGATCGCATGA
- a CDS encoding carbohydrate ABC transporter permease, translated as MFDRNIHAYLFLLPWLIGFFGLTLGPALASLYLSFTNYDLLQSPDWVGAANYVRIATDDPKFAAAMQVTFTYVLLSVPLKLIFALLVALAFNRGIKGLTLYRAIFYLPSLLGSSVAIAVLWRQLFASDGLVNMILWQAFGYEGPSWISNPDYSIYTLVILSVWQFGSPMIIFLAGLRQIPQDMYEAAEIDGASKVRQFFRITLPLLTPVIFFNAVIQTIDAFKAFTPAFIISEGTGGPINSTLFYTLYLYQEAFGFFRMGYASALAWILVIIISLFTAFSFLSAKYWVHYDD; from the coding sequence ATGTTCGACCGCAATATTCACGCCTACCTGTTTCTTCTGCCCTGGCTGATAGGCTTCTTCGGCCTGACGCTGGGCCCGGCGCTCGCGTCGCTTTACCTGTCTTTCACCAATTATGACCTGTTGCAGTCGCCGGACTGGGTGGGGGCGGCAAACTATGTGCGCATCGCCACCGATGATCCGAAATTTGCAGCGGCCATGCAGGTGACGTTTACCTATGTGCTGCTGTCCGTGCCGTTAAAGCTCATCTTCGCCCTGCTGGTGGCGCTCGCCTTCAATCGCGGCATCAAGGGTTTGACGCTCTACCGGGCGATCTTCTATCTGCCGTCGCTGCTGGGTTCCAGCGTGGCCATTGCCGTGCTCTGGCGCCAGCTTTTTGCCTCCGACGGTCTCGTCAACATGATCCTGTGGCAGGCTTTCGGTTATGAAGGACCAAGCTGGATTTCCAACCCGGATTATTCGATCTACACGCTGGTCATCCTGTCCGTCTGGCAGTTCGGTTCGCCGATGATCATCTTCCTCGCGGGTCTGAGACAAATCCCGCAGGATATGTATGAAGCCGCCGAAATCGATGGTGCAAGCAAGGTGCGGCAGTTCTTCCGCATTACCCTGCCGCTCCTGACCCCGGTGATCTTCTTCAACGCCGTGATCCAGACGATCGATGCCTTCAAGGCCTTCACGCCTGCCTTCATCATCTCCGAAGGCACCGGCGGGCCGATCAACTCGACGCTGTTCTACACGCTCTACCTCTATCAGGAAGCCTTTGGTTTCTTCCGCATGGGCTATGCCTCGGCGCTTGCCTGGATTTTGGTGATCATCATCTCGCTGTTCACGGCCTTCTCGTTCCTCAGCGCGAAATACTGGGTGCATTACGATGACTGA
- a CDS encoding sugar phosphate isomerase/epimerase: MRIFEPGLCSVTFRSLSPQAAIDLAVANGIKAIEWGADIHVPPGDLENARDVAERTAKAGLTVSSYGSYIFAPDFTRQDLTAVLETAKTLGTGHIRIWPGQRKRPSTDYSPAERRTATEALAEIARHAQDYGMTIGLEYHPNSLTDTLPSALQLAQDLAMPNLFFYWQPAPGLPLEKALAEISEIGSRICHLHVFAWLADTSRLPLAERADYWRSCVEALPQSEWTKPAYAMLEFVRGDDVGQFAEDAVTLREILAGHRVAD, translated from the coding sequence ATGAGAATTTTCGAGCCGGGCCTCTGCTCCGTCACCTTCCGCTCCCTGTCGCCGCAGGCCGCCATCGACCTTGCCGTCGCAAACGGCATCAAGGCAATAGAGTGGGGCGCGGATATCCATGTGCCGCCGGGCGATCTCGAAAACGCAAGGGATGTGGCCGAGCGGACCGCTAAAGCGGGCCTGACCGTCTCCTCCTACGGCTCCTACATCTTCGCGCCGGATTTCACGCGGCAAGATTTGACCGCCGTTCTCGAAACCGCCAAAACGCTCGGCACCGGCCATATCCGCATCTGGCCGGGCCAACGCAAAAGGCCCTCCACCGACTACTCTCCCGCCGAGCGCCGCACGGCCACCGAGGCACTGGCAGAGATCGCCCGCCATGCGCAAGATTACGGCATGACGATCGGGCTGGAATATCACCCCAATTCACTGACGGACACCCTGCCCTCGGCACTGCAACTGGCGCAGGATTTGGCCATGCCCAACCTCTTTTTCTACTGGCAGCCGGCACCCGGCCTGCCGCTCGAAAAGGCTCTCGCTGAAATATCGGAAATCGGCTCACGCATCTGCCATCTGCACGTCTTTGCATGGCTTGCCGACACCAGTCGCCTGCCGCTTGCCGAGCGCGCCGATTATTGGCGGTCGTGTGTCGAGGCGTTACCGCAGAGCGAATGGACGAAACCGGCTTATGCAATGCTGGAATTCGTCAGGGGCGACGATGTCGGCCAGTTTGCGGAAGATGCGGTGACGCTACGCGAGATACTCGCCGGCCACAGAGTGGCCGATTAG